Part of the Mycoplasmopsis columboralis genome, TGCGTTAAAACTATTGGTAGTTACTTTAGGAGAGAGAGGAACTTTTGTTTATTTTAAAAATACTGCTTTTGAAGTTCCTTCAGTAAAAACTACAGTGGTAGATACCACTGGAGCTGGAGACAGTTTTTTTGGATATTTAGTTGCTCAAATTTTAAAAACTACTGATAATTTATTGTCTTTAACAGTAAATGAAATTAAAAAAATGGTCTTTAAAGCAAACCTTTGTGCATGCTTTGTTATCTCTAAGATAGGTGCTCTAGAATCACTTCCCTCAGAAGATGAACTTGAGAGATTCTATCTTAAAAATAAACATTTAATCAATGAATAAACATTATTGGAAAATGCGAAATTTTCCAATTTTTATTTATTCTTTAAAGTAAAGAAATGTTTTATTAGATATAATTAAATATAGGTAAATAACTTACAGTATTAGTTATAAAAGAAAAAATATTCTAAGCATAAATTGTGCGTTTTAGGAGAAACATGAAGCCAATGCTAAATTCTGATAATTCCAATTGAGTGGTAATTGAAGATTTCAAAAGTTTAATTAGACCTGATCGAAAATATCAATCTGAAGCTGAATTAGAAGACACTTTTATTCAAGATTTGCAAGAAATTGGTTACGAATATGCACCAATTAAAAATGAACCAGAACTTGTAGCTAATTTAAGGGTTCAAATTGAGAATTTAAACAACTTTAAATTTAATGACGATGAGTGAAAAACATTTTACACCAAGGTCATTGCTAATGATTCTGATGATATTTTTAAAAAGACAGAAAATATTCAAAAAATTAAAATTTTCAACACCCCTTTATATGGTCGTGAGCAAAAATCCAAAAACATTAAACTAATTGACGAAGATAACATTTTTAACAACAAATTACAAGTTATTAATCAATATAACACCAACTCAAATATTAAAAATCGTTATGATGTAACAATTTTAGTTAATGGTTTACCGCTAGTTCAAGTAGAACTTAAACGTAGAGGTGTTTCTATTAAAGAAGCATTTAATCAAATTGAACGCTATCAAGATCAATCTTATTCTGAAGGTGCGGGATTATTTAAATATATTCAATTATTTGTCATCAGTAACGGGACACACACTAAATACTATTCAAACACCACTAGATTTTTAGCTATTAAAGAACGAAAAAACCAAACACTTAAAGAAGGAAAAATCAAAACAAGCAACTCTTTTGAATTTGCTATTACTTGAGCAGATCAAAAAAATAATCAAATTCATGATTTAGTTGATTTTACTAAATACTTCTTAAGACCAAGAACTATACTTTCAGTATTAACCAAATATTGCGTTTTAACTTCTGAAAATAAATTACTTGTAATGCGCCCTTATCAAATTACTGCAGCTGAAAGAATTGCTCAACAAGTAAATGTAGCTTTAAATCATAAAAACTTAATCGGTACTACTCAAGCTGGTGGATACATCTGACATTCCACAGGGTCAGGAAAAACGCTCACCTCATTTAAAATTTCACAGATTCTAGCTAAAAACCCAGAGATTCGGAAAGTTCTTTTTGTTGTTGATCGGAAAGATTTGGACTATCAAACTATTGTCGAATTTGAAAAATATGAAAAGGGTTCAGTTTCTTCAACATCAACAACAAAAGTTTTAGAACAAAAACTTAATTCTACTTCTTCTGATACCAGCAATAAAATAATTGTTACTACTATTCAAAAATTAAATAATTTAATTAGACAAAATAAGAAATTAAATTATTTAAGTAAAAATGATGGAAAAGCAACAGTTATTATTTTTGATGAGTGTCACCGTTCACAATTTGGAGATTCACAACGAAGAATCAAACAAGCATTTAAAGATTACATTTTGTTTGGTTTTACCGGAACTCCAATTTTTGGGGAAAATTCTAGTTTAGCGAAAGGATATGCAACCACTAAAGATATTTTTGGAGAAATGTTGCATTCATATACCATTGCTGATGCTATTAAAGATGGTAATGTTTTAAAATTCAATGTTCAATATAATGCAGTAGTTAAAGATATTAACGAAAAATACATTCCTAAAACACAATCACAAAGAGAAAAACTTCGTAGAGATTATCATCATCCAAAACGGATTGAAGAAATCGTTGCCTATACATTAGATAATTACGATAAAAAAACATTACGGAACTTCAACAATACTAAGCGTAGCGGATTTAACTCAATTTTTGCTGCCGATTCAATTGAAGCAGCAGGACTTTATTATTTAGAGTTTAAAAAACAAATTAAAGAGCGTAATTTAGATCTAAAAATAGCTACTATTTACACCAAAGAACCTTCAAGTTATGCATCTTCACCATATGAGAGTTTTGATTTTGATCCAGAGCTTTCAACTGAAGAGATGACTAAAAATGAATCCGATATCCTTAGAGAAGCTATCAATGATCACAACCAACTTTTTGGTACTAATTATTCAATGGACAAAGATGGTTTT contains:
- a CDS encoding type I restriction endonuclease subunit R codes for the protein MKPMLNSDNSNWVVIEDFKSLIRPDRKYQSEAELEDTFIQDLQEIGYEYAPIKNEPELVANLRVQIENLNNFKFNDDEWKTFYTKVIANDSDDIFKKTENIQKIKIFNTPLYGREQKSKNIKLIDEDNIFNNKLQVINQYNTNSNIKNRYDVTILVNGLPLVQVELKRRGVSIKEAFNQIERYQDQSYSEGAGLFKYIQLFVISNGTHTKYYSNTTRFLAIKERKNQTLKEGKIKTSNSFEFAITWADQKNNQIHDLVDFTKYFLRPRTILSVLTKYCVLTSENKLLVMRPYQITAAERIAQQVNVALNHKNLIGTTQAGGYIWHSTGSGKTLTSFKISQILAKNPEIRKVLFVVDRKDLDYQTIVEFEKYEKGSVSSTSTTKVLEQKLNSTSSDTSNKIIVTTIQKLNNLIRQNKKLNYLSKNDGKATVIIFDECHRSQFGDSQRRIKQAFKDYILFGFTGTPIFGENSSLAKGYATTKDIFGEMLHSYTIADAIKDGNVLKFNVQYNAVVKDINEKYIPKTQSQREKLRRDYHHPKRIEEIVAYTLDNYDKKTLRNFNNTKRSGFNSIFAADSIEAAGLYYLEFKKQIKERNLDLKIATIYTKEPSSYASSPYESFDFDPELSTEEMTKNESDILREAINDHNQLFGTNYSMDKDGFDSYYKGVSAKVKERKIDILIVCSMFLTGFDAVTLNTLWVDKDLSYHNLIQAYSRTNRIYNSYKHHGNIVTFRNLEKETNEALRIFNNAEASQICLLRKFDTYFKEAYISPNGRPILGFKPAIEKLREQFPLEKLNSAPLNTQETKDFVDLFGDILLTERIVKTFDEFYTRENYIFQDRERQDYQSWYLQIRDEHTKKSKTDLKEVPDDLTFHVELIKTTEYDWELIVKIAFEDVKKHVENENNSKFAGKETIQDIKDKLKITLKAQDKWRNNIDIVDEFIDLIYTRLKDKKVSSDDDINLEWNKFVRDKIAKNIDEIITTLNLRDDEKTRKYIYACLEKGDVKDYGTEFIGMINSDLWNIKPKSKKLSEVLNNLVKKFKGIY